In a genomic window of Babylonia areolata isolate BAREFJ2019XMU chromosome 3, ASM4173473v1, whole genome shotgun sequence:
- the LOC143280654 gene encoding uncharacterized protein LOC143280654 — MAGSSAVLGKNTTNKIIHAKTLMSNKTSIRQAFGIHMKWIGASGLCLRASVLSGWPYPRPKKRKLAWNMTVGTDIHNATGMIQTCKFSCGAVLKSSPQHKTFLQQQNHPFCGHVCVKDSRSVSSSFQEENNDPLKATWDQNLDLSVCGGGVYKDASGRGWLKMSKWLSGAYCLSKTTRLASPKLALQYQSVRHYARRRRQGDKGECSEEDEEEKKRQLRGAVMYVSNPMNWFRKCWNIGKLRRKVDPTFSESEFLGGAKQAVSYVTQMVSEGKFDRLSGLVVMEVIDWLKDFRNSLAAKEQEALALSPDDIALIKIRYLHLEFEQDEVLAFVDTVCFGLKLCDNVPYFVDLGIRFKRDYSPDPPSDWVVAGVSHIRLQNLAGN; from the exons ATGGCTGGATCGTCTGCTGTCCTTGGCAAGAACACAACGAACAAAATTATTCATGCCAAGACTCTTATGTCAAATAAAACGAGCATACGCCAAGCTTTTGGCATTCACATGAAATGGATAGGAGCTTCTGGACTGTGCTTGCGAGCAAGCGTGCTTTCAGGGTGGCCGTATCCCCGTCCGAAGAAACGAAAGTTGGCTTGGAATATGACCGTTGGTACAGACATTCACAACGCCACTGGCATGATACAAACATGCAAATTCAGTTGTGGTGCAGTACTCAAGAGCAGCCCTCAGCATAAGACATTTTTGCAGCAGCAGAACCACCCGTTTTGtgggcacgtttgtgtcaaagaTTCGCGTTCAGTCTCCAGTTCATTTCAAGAGGAGAACAATGACCCGTTAAAGGCTACGTGGGATCAAAATCTAGATCTgtcggtgtgtgggggtggtgtttacAAGGATGCTAGTGGAAGAGGGTGGTTAAAAATGTCAAAGTGGCTTTCCGGTGCATATTGTTTGAGCAAGACGACGCGTTTGGCGTCACCAAAACTAGCGCTTCAGTATCAGAGTGTTCGTCACTATGCCAGGAGAAGAAG GCAGGGTGACAAAGGTGAATGCAgtgaggaagacgaggaggagaagaagcgcCAACTACGAGGGGCGGTGATGTACGTGTCCAACCCTATGAACTGGTTCAGGAAGTGCTGGAACATCGGCAAGCTCAGGCGCAAGGTGGACCCCACTTTCTCAGAGAGCGAGTTTCTCGGTGGCGCCAAACAG GCAGTCAGTTATGTCACGCAAATGGTGTCCGAAGGCAAGTTTGATCGGCTCTCTGGTCTGGTTGTCATGGAG GTGATCGACTGGCTGAAGGATTTCCGGAACTCTCTGGCTGCCAAAGAGCAGGAAGCTCTGGCACTGAGCCCAGATGACATTGCGCTCATAAAGATACGCTACTTGCATTTGGAATTTGAGCAAG aTGAAGTGCTAGCATTCGTGGACACAGTGTGCTTTGGATTGAAGCTGTGTGACAACGTTCCTTACTTTGTGGACCTGGGAATCAG GTTCAAGAGAGACTACTCCCCAGATCCCCCCAGTGATTGGGTGGTGGCTGGAGTCAGCCACATCCGTCTTCAGAACTTGGCagggaactga